One part of the Bradyrhizobium sp. CB1650 genome encodes these proteins:
- a CDS encoding MFS transporter, with protein sequence MTKNPTLNSTWISDWRPEDEAFWNATGKTIARRNLIWSIVAEHIGFSVWLIWSIVTTKLPQAGFHYSTDQLFQLVAVPGLIGALMRFPYTFAVTTFGGRNWTIFSAAVLFIPTLSLAYFVSQPDTPFWLMLLIASTAGLGGGNFASSMTNISFFFPDRMKGSALGLNAAGGNIGVSSVQLLTPILMTLGVINLFQATPVDGIFLQNAGLMWVLPIAIAVFGAVFFMNNLTSAKSSVKNQLAIVKRKHTWIMAYLYIGTFGSFIGYSAAFPLLIKTQFPTMTISIAFLGPLVGSLSRPLGGWLADKVGGSIITFWNFIAMAAATIGVLYFVGQKDFIGFLSMFLVLFVTTGIGNGSTYRMIPSIFREENLFKVRGKGDAARALALKTASIESGAAVGFIGAIGAVGGYLIPSGFGKSIAMTGGPQVALAIYLAFYASCLGLTWWFYLRRGPQREGAPSLAEARI encoded by the coding sequence ATGACGAAAAATCCGACTCTGAACTCCACATGGATTTCAGACTGGCGCCCCGAAGACGAGGCGTTCTGGAATGCAACTGGCAAGACTATCGCGCGACGCAACCTGATCTGGTCGATCGTGGCCGAGCATATCGGCTTCTCGGTCTGGCTGATCTGGAGCATCGTCACCACCAAGCTGCCGCAGGCAGGCTTTCACTACAGCACCGACCAACTCTTTCAGCTCGTCGCCGTGCCGGGCCTGATCGGGGCCTTGATGCGCTTCCCCTATACATTCGCGGTCACGACCTTCGGCGGCCGCAACTGGACCATCTTCAGCGCGGCGGTGCTGTTCATCCCGACGCTGTCGCTCGCCTATTTCGTGAGCCAGCCCGACACGCCGTTCTGGCTCATGCTGCTGATTGCCTCGACCGCGGGCCTCGGCGGCGGCAATTTCGCCTCCAGCATGACCAACATCTCCTTCTTCTTCCCCGACCGGATGAAGGGATCGGCGCTGGGGCTGAACGCGGCCGGCGGCAATATCGGCGTGTCCAGCGTGCAGCTCCTCACTCCGATCCTGATGACGCTCGGCGTCATCAACCTGTTCCAGGCGACGCCGGTCGACGGCATCTTCCTGCAGAACGCCGGCCTGATGTGGGTGCTGCCGATCGCGATCGCGGTGTTCGGTGCCGTGTTCTTCATGAATAACCTGACCTCGGCCAAGTCGTCGGTGAAGAACCAGCTCGCGATCGTCAAGCGCAAGCACACCTGGATCATGGCGTACCTCTATATCGGCACGTTCGGATCCTTCATCGGCTACTCCGCGGCGTTCCCGCTGCTGATCAAGACGCAATTTCCGACGATGACGATCTCGATCGCGTTCCTGGGGCCGCTGGTCGGCTCGCTGTCGCGCCCGCTCGGCGGCTGGCTCGCCGACAAGGTCGGCGGCTCCATCATCACGTTCTGGAACTTCATCGCGATGGCGGCGGCGACGATCGGCGTGCTCTACTTCGTCGGGCAGAAGGACTTCATCGGCTTCCTGTCGATGTTCCTGGTCCTGTTCGTGACGACCGGCATCGGCAACGGCTCGACCTACCGGATGATTCCCTCGATCTTCCGCGAGGAGAACCTGTTCAAGGTGCGCGGCAAGGGTGATGCGGCACGCGCGCTTGCATTGAAGACGGCGAGCATCGAGAGCGGTGCGGCGGTCGGCTTCATCGGCGCGATCGGTGCCGTCGGCGGCTACCTGATCCCGAGCGGTTTCGGCAAGTCGATCGCCATGACCGGCGGACCACAGGTCGCGCTCGCGATCTATCTCGCCTTCTACGCCTCCTGCCTCGGGCTGACCTGGTGGTTCTACCTGCGTCGCGGTCCGCAGCGCGAAGGCGCACCAAGCCTCGCCGAAGCGCGGATCTGA
- a CDS encoding FAD-dependent oxidoreductase: MSEPLVIVGNGMAAARLVDELAKTALGRYAIAVIGEEPRLAYNRVLLSSVLAGETGSHEIELRPADWWRNRGVTVRYGYRVTEIDTGRRELKIAGEESMEYSKLVLATGSTPLRLNVPGADFAGVHTFRDSRDVDLLLTLAAARKRVVVIGGGLLGLEAAYGLAKAGAPVTLLHLMDRLMERQLDLPAADLLKTLVERKGVRVMLNASTARIHGEGHVEAVELADGSRIEADAVIFAAGIRPNIALAKEAGVAVNRGIVVNDVMQTASSDIFALGECAEHRGVCYGLVEPAYEQARVLARHLAGRPAAYQGSVVSTNLKVSGVSVFSAGDFVGGEGSESLVLSDAKRGTYKKLVIADGRLTGAVLIGDTLDALWYLELIRTRETIAAIRTDMMFGRAVALPPKAA, encoded by the coding sequence ATGAGTGAACCGCTCGTCATCGTCGGTAACGGTATGGCGGCCGCACGGCTGGTCGACGAGCTCGCCAAGACCGCGCTCGGCCGCTACGCCATCGCCGTGATCGGCGAGGAGCCGCGGCTCGCTTACAACCGCGTGTTGCTCTCCTCCGTGCTTGCCGGCGAGACCGGCTCGCACGAGATCGAGCTGAGGCCGGCCGACTGGTGGCGCAACCGCGGCGTCACGGTGCGCTACGGCTACCGCGTGACCGAGATCGACACCGGCCGCCGCGAGCTCAAGATCGCCGGCGAAGAGAGCATGGAATATTCCAAGCTCGTGCTCGCCACCGGCTCGACGCCGCTACGGCTCAACGTTCCCGGCGCAGATTTTGCCGGCGTGCACACCTTTCGCGACAGCCGCGACGTCGACCTGCTGCTGACGCTCGCCGCAGCCAGGAAGCGCGTCGTCGTGATCGGCGGCGGCCTGCTCGGCCTCGAGGCGGCCTATGGCCTCGCCAAGGCCGGCGCGCCGGTGACGCTTCTGCATCTGATGGACAGGCTGATGGAGCGCCAGCTCGATCTGCCCGCCGCCGACCTGCTCAAGACGCTGGTCGAGCGCAAGGGCGTCCGCGTCATGCTCAACGCCTCGACCGCCCGCATCCATGGCGAGGGCCATGTCGAGGCGGTCGAGCTCGCCGACGGCAGCCGCATCGAAGCCGACGCCGTGATTTTCGCGGCCGGCATCAGGCCAAACATCGCGCTGGCCAAGGAGGCAGGCGTCGCGGTGAACCGCGGCATCGTCGTCAATGACGTGATGCAGACCGCCTCATCCGACATTTTCGCGCTCGGCGAATGCGCCGAGCATCGCGGGGTCTGCTACGGCCTGGTCGAACCGGCCTATGAGCAGGCGCGCGTGCTGGCGCGGCATCTCGCCGGCCGCCCTGCCGCCTATCAGGGCAGCGTGGTCTCGACCAATCTGAAGGTGTCCGGTGTCAGCGTGTTCTCCGCCGGCGACTTCGTCGGCGGCGAAGGCAGCGAGAGCCTCGTGCTCTCTGACGCCAAGCGCGGCACCTACAAGAAGCTCGTGATCGCCGATGGCCGGCTCACCGGCGCCGTGCTGATCGGCGATACCCTCGATGCGCTCTGGTATCTCGAGCTGATCCGCACCCGCGAGACGATCGCGGCCATCCGCACTGACATGATGTTCGGCCGAGCGGTCGCGCTGCCGCCGAAAGCTGCTTGA